Proteins encoded within one genomic window of Candidatus Methylomirabilota bacterium:
- a CDS encoding amidohydrolase family protein, protein MPHYLSDEELKRTAPAELASFRSPIPTQIVSNGEFNPLPQTREQARVEARIKELAAGLGKKHGMSRRRFLASSAGMAAAFLAMNEVFGPVFDVSPAEASSPGVADLRTSALAGQFIIDDQTHFVRDDFKQDGLLDLAKYARQHWNPALVGENDLARYKFENYVKEIFVDSDTKIALLSGAPFDDRTWDLLSNDQIAMARAAINKIAGSRRLLGHTVFTPKRAGWMDEVDRAISVLKPDSWKGYTIGDPLFPSKLGSYWRLDDQKLMYPFYEKIVKAGITTVCIHKGLLPLDYEKSWPGVWEYNTVWDVGQAAKDWPRINFVIYHSALRAFLESPGASLAEFDQTGRIKWATDLAEIPAKLGVSNVYGEIGTSFANSAVANPRFAAALLGTLVRGLGADRVVWGSDSLWYGSPQWQIEALRRLEIPGDMQRKHGFAPLGPADGIVKSAIFAGNSARLYGVDVRAAQGAIPRDKVAAIKAEYVAMGGMRSNARYGYVHRARA, encoded by the coding sequence CAACGGCGAGTTCAACCCGCTGCCCCAGACCCGCGAGCAAGCGCGGGTGGAGGCCCGCATCAAGGAGCTGGCCGCGGGGCTCGGCAAGAAGCACGGCATGAGCCGGCGGCGGTTCCTGGCCAGCAGCGCGGGCATGGCGGCGGCGTTCCTCGCGATGAACGAGGTCTTCGGCCCCGTCTTCGACGTCAGCCCGGCCGAGGCCTCGAGCCCGGGCGTCGCCGATCTGCGGACGAGCGCCCTGGCCGGCCAGTTCATCATCGACGACCAGACCCACTTCGTGCGCGACGATTTCAAGCAGGACGGGCTCCTCGACCTGGCGAAGTACGCCAGGCAGCACTGGAACCCCGCCCTCGTCGGCGAGAACGACCTCGCGCGCTACAAGTTCGAGAACTACGTCAAGGAGATCTTCGTGGACAGCGACACGAAGATCGCGCTCCTCTCGGGGGCGCCGTTCGACGACCGGACGTGGGACCTCCTGAGCAACGACCAGATCGCGATGGCGCGCGCGGCCATCAACAAGATCGCGGGCTCGCGCCGCCTGCTGGGCCACACGGTGTTCACGCCGAAGCGCGCGGGCTGGATGGACGAGGTCGATCGCGCCATCAGCGTCCTCAAGCCGGACAGCTGGAAGGGCTACACGATCGGCGACCCGCTCTTCCCCTCGAAGCTCGGCTCGTACTGGCGCCTCGACGACCAGAAGCTCATGTACCCGTTCTACGAGAAGATCGTGAAGGCCGGGATCACGACCGTGTGCATTCACAAGGGGCTCCTGCCGCTGGATTACGAGAAGTCGTGGCCCGGCGTGTGGGAGTACAACACGGTCTGGGACGTCGGTCAGGCGGCGAAGGACTGGCCGCGGATCAACTTCGTCATCTACCACTCGGCGCTCCGGGCCTTCCTCGAATCGCCCGGCGCGTCGCTCGCCGAGTTCGATCAGACCGGCCGCATCAAGTGGGCGACCGACCTCGCCGAGATCCCGGCGAAGCTCGGCGTGAGCAACGTCTACGGCGAGATCGGGACGTCGTTCGCCAACTCCGCGGTCGCCAACCCGCGGTTCGCCGCGGCCCTCCTCGGCACCCTCGTGCGCGGACTCGGCGCCGACCGCGTCGTCTGGGGCTCGGACTCGCTGTGGTACGGCTCGCCCCAGTGGCAGATCGAGGCGCTGCGCCGGCTCGAGATCCCCGGCGACATGCAGAGGAAGCACGGGTTCGCCCCGCTGGGTCCGGCCGACGGGATCGTGAAGAGCGCGATCTTCGCGGGGAACTCCGCGCGGCTTTACGGGGTCGACGTGAGGGCGGCGCAGGGTGCGATTCCCCGGGACAAGGTCGCGGCGATCAAGGCGGAGTACGTTGCGATGGGTGGCATGCGCAGCAACGCCCGGTACGGCTACGTGCACCGGGCGAGGGCGTAA